The Dasypus novemcinctus isolate mDasNov1 chromosome 2, mDasNov1.1.hap2, whole genome shotgun sequence genome includes a region encoding these proteins:
- the LOC101429166 gene encoding interferon-gamma-inducible GTPase 10-like: MGLSLSSTSSQPETPYSAAFDEFVKNVKMSSKILSENDIASIQAALDKRNISKAFSAINDALKDIENSPLSIAVTGDSGAGKSSFINTLRRVGSEEPGAAEVGPVETTMERKKYQTHNYLQQVKFDEYDFFIIISATRFTVNDVNLAKAIEDMKKNFYFVRTKIDIDIQKEEKCKPHTFDKQKILKKIRDNCQNSLLEAKVKEPKVFLVSNMNVSDYDFEKLETTLLSELPAHKRYIFMLTLPNVTEVVIDKKREMLQQKVWLEALKEGLKTALPFNGLFSDSELKMMEKTLIHYRSYFGLSDACLNDMAKDLHVSVEQLKACIKSPHLLSVQNSNESLQAKLLKYIEKFVLGGGGLIPTAFYFTKAFYWKTYFLDIVANDAKVLLKKEELFKKKVDTVQL, translated from the coding sequence ATGGGTCTGTCActctcctccacatcctctcagcCAGAGACTCCTTATTCAGCCGCCTTTGATGAGTTTGTTAAAAACGTCAAGATGAGCAGTAAAATCCTTTCAGAGAATGACATCGCTTCGATTCAAGCAGCCTTGGACAAAAGGAACATATCGAAGGCATTTTCTGCCATTAATGATGCATTGAAAGACATTGAGAATAGCCCACTGAGCATTGCTGTGACAGGGGACTCCGGGGCAGGAAAATCCAGTTTCATCAATACCCTGAGAAGAGTTGGGAGTGAAGAACCAGGTGCAGCTGAAGTTGGGCCAGTAGAGACgacaatggaaagaaagaaataccaaaCACATAATTATCTGCAGCAAGTGAAGTTTGATGAGTATGACTTCTTTATTATCATTTCTGCCACACGCTtcactgtaaatgatgttaaccTGGCTAAAGCAATTGAGGACATGAAGAAAAACTTCTACTTTGTTCGAACCAAAATAGATATTGAtatacaaaaggaagaaaagtgtAAACCCCACACCTTTGATAagcagaaaattctgaaaaagattAGAGACAATTGTCAGAACAGTCTGCTAGAGGCCAAAGTGAAGGAGCCTAAAGTCTTCTTAGTCTCCAACATGAATGTTTCTGACTATGATTTTGAAAAGCTAGAGACTACCCTTCTTAGTGAGCTTCCAGCTCACAAGCGTTACATCTTTATGCTCACCCTGCCCAATGTTACTGAGGTTGTAATTGACAAGAAGAGGGAGATGCTGCAACAGAAGGTCTGGTTGGAGGCTTTAAAAGAGGGACTAAAAACTGCACTTCCTTTCAATGGCTTATTCAGTGATAGTGAGTTGAAGATGATGGAGAAGACCTTAATCCACTATAGGTCTTACTTTGGATTAAGTGATGCATGCCTCAATGATATGGCTAAGGATTTGCACGTGTCAGTGGAACAACTCAAGGCATGCATTAAGTCTCCCCATTTGTTGTCAGTTCAGAACAGCAATGAGTCCTTACAGGCAAAACTGTTGAAATATATTGAGAAATTTGTCCTAGGTGGTGGGGGACTTATTCCCACTGCTTTTTACTTTACAAAAGCCTTCTATTGGAAAACTTATTTTCTTGATATTGTCGCAAATGATGCTAAAGTgctccttaaaaaagaagagcttttCAAGAAAAAGGTGGATACTGTGCAGCTCTAA